In one Candidatus Planktophila vernalis genomic region, the following are encoded:
- the betA gene encoding choline dehydrogenase: MSAQYDYIIVGGGSAGCALANRLSENPNHKVLVLEAGRRDWLWDVFIHMPAALAFPIGSKYYDWMYESEPEPHMNNRRIYHARGKVLGGSSSINGQIWQRGNAMDYERWSKDEGMANWDYAHCLPYFKKMENCLADPKSAFRGDDGPLKLERGPVKGPLFAAFFKATEEAGYPRTDDVNGYRQEGFAAFDRNVYRGRRLSASRAYLYPVMKRKNLSVKTRAHVTKVLFNGTTATGVEVMIRGKKHVFTSREVVLSGGSINTPQILQLSGVGKKEDLEKLGIKVVKDLPGVGANLQDHLEVYVQYKCKLPVTQQPITQFWRRPFIGAAWLFFRKGPGATNQFEAGGFTRSNNDVAYPNLMFHFLPLAIRYDGTGDTRGHGYQVHVGPMYSDARGWLKIKSTNPFEKPAIQFNYLSTDQDRREWVEAVKVARNILTQPAMNDFNAGESSPGKSVSTDEEILEWVRKDAETALHPSCTAKMGTDAMSVVDPQTMKVHGVEGLRVCDASVFPYVTNGNIYAPVMMVAEKAADLILGKTPLPAENIEFYRHAK, encoded by the coding sequence ATGAGCGCGCAATATGACTACATCATCGTTGGTGGGGGCTCTGCGGGCTGCGCGCTAGCGAATCGTTTAAGTGAGAATCCCAACCATAAAGTTCTAGTTCTTGAAGCAGGACGTCGTGACTGGTTATGGGATGTTTTTATTCATATGCCAGCAGCGTTAGCTTTTCCAATCGGTAGCAAGTACTACGACTGGATGTATGAATCAGAGCCAGAGCCACATATGAACAATCGCCGCATTTATCATGCGCGTGGAAAAGTATTAGGTGGATCTTCATCCATCAATGGTCAGATCTGGCAGCGCGGTAATGCAATGGATTATGAGCGCTGGTCTAAAGATGAAGGAATGGCTAACTGGGATTACGCGCACTGCTTGCCATATTTTAAAAAGATGGAGAACTGTTTAGCAGATCCAAAGTCAGCATTTCGTGGAGATGACGGTCCGCTTAAATTAGAGCGTGGACCAGTCAAGGGCCCACTCTTTGCCGCATTCTTTAAAGCAACTGAAGAAGCAGGCTATCCACGAACTGATGATGTCAATGGTTATCGCCAAGAAGGTTTTGCCGCCTTTGATCGAAACGTTTATCGCGGACGCCGTTTGAGTGCATCTCGTGCATATCTATATCCAGTAATGAAGCGCAAAAACTTAAGCGTTAAAACCCGTGCACATGTCACCAAGGTTTTATTCAATGGCACAACTGCCACAGGTGTTGAAGTAATGATCCGTGGCAAGAAGCATGTGTTCACTTCACGTGAAGTTGTTTTATCTGGCGGCTCAATTAATACTCCACAGATTCTGCAGCTCTCAGGTGTTGGTAAGAAGGAAGATCTAGAAAAGCTTGGTATTAAAGTTGTTAAGGACTTGCCTGGTGTGGGTGCAAATCTGCAAGATCACCTAGAGGTCTATGTTCAATACAAGTGCAAGCTTCCTGTGACACAACAACCTATTACACAGTTCTGGCGCCGCCCATTTATTGGCGCAGCATGGTTGTTCTTTAGAAAAGGTCCAGGAGCCACAAATCAATTTGAAGCTGGTGGCTTTACACGAAGCAACAACGATGTTGCCTATCCCAACTTAATGTTCCACTTCCTGCCACTTGCCATTCGCTATGACGGCACTGGCGATACTCGTGGTCATGGCTACCAAGTCCACGTGGGGCCTATGTATTCAGATGCTCGTGGCTGGCTAAAGATCAAGAGCACTAACCCATTTGAGAAGCCTGCAATTCAATTTAACTATCTATCTACCGACCAAGACCGTCGTGAATGGGTGGAGGCCGTAAAGGTTGCACGTAACATTTTGACCCAGCCAGCAATGAATGATTTCAATGCTGGTGAATCATCACCTGGAAAATCAGTTTCAACTGATGAAGAGATTTTAGAGTGGGTAAGAAAAGATGCAGAGACTGCTCTCCACCCATCCTGCACAGCCAAGATGGGCACAGATGCAATGTCAGTTGTTGACCCACAGACTATGAAAGTCCATGGCGTTGAAGGTTTGCGCGTCTGTGATGCATCAGTTTTCCCATATGTCACAAATGGAAATATCTATGCACCAGTAATGATGGTTGCTGAAAAGGCTGCTGATTTAATTTTAGGTAAAACTCCACTGCCTGCTGAAAACATCGAGTTTTATCGCCATGCCAAGTGA
- a CDS encoding glycine betaine ABC transporter substrate-binding protein, protein MKSLFGRRSAIVTAALATALVLSGCSSSVNDSAGEASGDCGSYAIAMHAWGGYTASAQVLAEVAKAELGCTITQTTLEEGPVTYDAMEAGTIDVLIEDWGGGRWKDWSDRGAVVEVGDNGNIGIIGMYVAPWMVEKYPDITDSKNLNKYAALFKTADSGGKGAWFEGPTGYTTIGEKMVSANKLNFKVIFSGSEAALVDGFLKAEENKTPFIGYAWQPWTLHSKLPTLEAARVKFPANDWSDPAAASGLTDYPSTPLKKLISKKLNDANDSFTSLVKNFSWTNADQNGVAADLESGMTAEEAAKKWIAANTATVNSWLGK, encoded by the coding sequence ATGAAATCACTATTCGGTCGTCGTTCGGCAATCGTTACTGCCGCACTTGCAACAGCACTGGTTCTTTCAGGTTGCAGCAGCAGCGTTAACGATTCAGCTGGCGAAGCCTCAGGAGACTGCGGTTCTTATGCAATTGCTATGCATGCTTGGGGCGGTTACACAGCTTCAGCACAAGTACTTGCAGAAGTAGCAAAAGCAGAATTGGGTTGCACAATTACTCAGACAACTCTAGAAGAAGGTCCAGTCACTTATGACGCAATGGAAGCTGGAACAATCGACGTACTAATCGAAGATTGGGGCGGTGGACGCTGGAAGGACTGGAGTGATCGCGGAGCTGTAGTTGAAGTTGGCGATAACGGAAACATTGGAATTATTGGTATGTATGTCGCTCCATGGATGGTTGAAAAGTATCCAGACATCACAGACTCAAAGAACCTCAACAAGTATGCAGCTCTATTCAAGACTGCAGATTCAGGTGGCAAGGGTGCATGGTTTGAAGGCCCAACTGGTTACACAACTATCGGTGAAAAGATGGTTTCTGCTAACAAGTTGAACTTCAAAGTTATCTTCTCTGGTTCAGAAGCAGCACTAGTTGATGGCTTCTTGAAGGCAGAAGAGAACAAGACTCCATTCATTGGTTATGCATGGCAGCCTTGGACACTTCACTCAAAGCTTCCAACACTTGAAGCAGCTCGCGTGAAGTTCCCTGCCAATGACTGGAGCGATCCAGCAGCGGCAAGTGGTCTAACTGACTACCCATCAACACCACTCAAGAAGTTGATTTCAAAGAAGCTCAATGATGCTAATGATTCATTTACTTCTCTTGTGAAGAACTTCTCATGGACTAATGCTGATCAGAACGGTGTTGCCGCAGATCTTGAAAGCGGAATGACAGCAGAAGAAGCAGCTAAGAAGTGGATTGCTGCTAACACTGCCACTGTTAATTCATGGCTAGGTAAGTAA
- a CDS encoding ABC transporter permease: MKVRKSYLLLASVTVWILLGRLLNGTHTLQIATYENTAFTSYVGEKALDLRGNRTESPAFIYFFNPIRGVIDGFVQAIRNLISVPAPNSVIPIIGWLGVVGIVAFAVYATSQWRTALLCVSLLLACGALGMWQFTMDSIAMTLAAVLLSLAIGIPLGIWAGLSDRVLKIFTPFLDLAQILPTLVYMAPIALVFMIGAASATIATMIYSIPIAIRITSHAIRNLNQSPVEAAESMGSTPKQTLSKVQIPMAKQMIVLGINQTVMAAVSFVVIAALIGAPGLGKPVIEALIIRNVGQGFVAGFAVVFLAILLDRSTSAAAKRQSTFVPPTPKQIKTKRITLIVGAILTVVSVFMSRTMLWAAVWPKEVTIAPQVAKVTNNVTAWILENLTIFTEGFKDFISYGVLNPLETQLAASPWYVTVGMIVALALIIGGARTAILAFVLSMAIVLSGLWYEAMLTLTQTIVGCLLTMIVGLALGIWTGRNDRAEKVLRPFLDAGQTLPAFVYLVPMLGLFGPTRFTAIATGIVYAIPVVVKIVSEGIRAVPDALVEAATAAGSTTRQIITKVQLPAAKKTILLATNQGLIYVLAVVVIGGFVGAGGLGYLVIAGNSKPELQGKGLIAGVAILLLGVIFDRIMQAGARRSS, encoded by the coding sequence ATGAAGGTTCGTAAGTCCTATCTTCTTCTAGCCTCAGTCACAGTCTGGATATTGCTGGGCCGTTTGCTCAACGGCACTCACACATTGCAGATAGCCACCTATGAAAACACCGCATTTACTAGTTACGTTGGTGAAAAAGCCCTCGATCTTCGCGGAAACCGAACTGAGAGCCCTGCCTTCATTTATTTCTTTAATCCCATACGCGGTGTAATTGATGGCTTTGTCCAAGCAATTAGAAACCTCATCTCAGTTCCAGCGCCCAACTCTGTCATTCCAATTATTGGCTGGTTAGGTGTAGTTGGAATCGTTGCTTTTGCAGTTTATGCAACAAGTCAGTGGAGAACTGCGCTTCTCTGCGTTTCACTTTTACTTGCATGTGGCGCTTTAGGGATGTGGCAGTTCACTATGGACTCCATTGCAATGACCTTGGCGGCAGTTCTACTTTCATTAGCAATTGGAATTCCATTAGGAATCTGGGCTGGCCTATCTGATCGGGTCTTAAAGATATTCACGCCCTTTTTAGATTTAGCTCAGATTTTGCCCACTCTTGTTTATATGGCACCAATTGCACTTGTCTTCATGATTGGTGCAGCTTCAGCAACTATTGCAACCATGATTTATTCCATTCCTATCGCAATACGTATTACAAGCCATGCGATTAGAAACTTAAATCAATCTCCAGTTGAAGCTGCAGAATCAATGGGTTCCACGCCAAAGCAAACTTTGTCCAAGGTCCAGATTCCTATGGCTAAGCAGATGATTGTTCTTGGCATTAATCAAACAGTTATGGCTGCCGTTTCATTCGTTGTGATCGCAGCACTCATTGGTGCACCTGGACTTGGTAAGCCAGTTATCGAAGCTTTGATTATTCGAAACGTTGGACAGGGCTTTGTTGCTGGTTTTGCCGTAGTTTTCCTCGCTATTTTGCTCGATCGCAGCACAAGTGCTGCAGCTAAGCGCCAAAGTACTTTTGTCCCACCTACGCCAAAGCAGATAAAAACAAAGCGAATCACACTTATTGTTGGGGCAATTCTTACAGTTGTATCTGTCTTTATGTCTCGCACAATGTTATGGGCAGCAGTTTGGCCAAAGGAAGTCACAATTGCTCCGCAAGTAGCAAAAGTTACGAATAATGTGACTGCATGGATTCTAGAAAACTTAACTATCTTTACTGAGGGTTTTAAAGACTTCATTTCATACGGCGTACTTAATCCACTTGAGACTCAGCTTGCGGCATCTCCTTGGTATGTGACAGTTGGAATGATTGTGGCTCTTGCATTGATTATTGGTGGAGCACGAACTGCAATTTTGGCATTTGTACTTTCCATGGCAATTGTCTTATCTGGTCTTTGGTATGAAGCAATGCTCACCCTTACCCAGACAATTGTTGGATGTTTGCTAACAATGATTGTTGGTCTGGCACTTGGTATCTGGACGGGACGAAATGATCGAGCAGAGAAAGTATTGCGACCATTTCTTGATGCCGGGCAAACTCTTCCAGCATTTGTTTACTTAGTTCCGATGCTGGGCTTATTTGGTCCTACTCGATTCACCGCCATCGCCACAGGCATTGTTTATGCCATTCCTGTTGTTGTGAAGATTGTTAGTGAAGGTATACGCGCAGTTCCAGATGCACTCGTTGAGGCAGCAACTGCTGCAGGCTCTACTACCCGCCAGATTATTACCAAGGTGCAATTGCCTGCGGCAAAGAAAACTATTTTGCTTGCAACTAACCAGGGACTGATCTATGTGCTGGCAGTGGTTGTTATTGGTGGCTTCGTTGGCGCAGGTGGACTTGGTTACTTAGTAATCGCTGGTAACTCCAAGCCAGAGCTGCAAGGCAAGGGCCTTATTGCCGGTGTTGCCATCTTGCTCTTAGGCGTAATTTTCGACCGGATTATGCAAGCCGGCGCCCGCCGCTCCTCATAA
- a CDS encoding quaternary amine ABC transporter ATP-binding protein yields MASGAPMISVKNLWKVFGANADKVVGSPLVELTRPELRAQTGNTIAVRDVSFDVAPGEVFVVMGLSGSGKSTLVRCMTRLIEPTQGSMTFEGEDILKVDNARLRELRKTRFSMVFQHFGLLPHRNVIDNIAYSLEINGVNKADRHKRANEVIELVGLQGYSHAYPEQLSGGMQQRVGLARALAVDPQVLFLDEPFSALDPLIRRDMQQEVIRLHHELGKTMVFITHDLSEAVKVGDRIAIMRDGAIVQIGTPEDLVANPADEYVANFVRDIAKSHVLTLKHLARKAKPGEDTDGPELAANTIIRDAAQVILQAHKPVRVNDNGKALGIVSSEDVLRLISGGA; encoded by the coding sequence ATGGCTTCTGGTGCACCAATGATTTCTGTAAAGAATCTCTGGAAAGTATTCGGCGCCAATGCTGACAAGGTAGTCGGCTCACCATTAGTTGAACTGACTCGACCTGAGCTTCGCGCACAAACCGGTAACACTATTGCGGTCCGCGATGTTTCCTTCGATGTTGCTCCAGGTGAAGTATTCGTAGTGATGGGTCTTTCAGGATCTGGTAAATCAACTCTTGTTCGTTGCATGACCCGTTTGATTGAACCAACACAAGGCTCCATGACTTTTGAAGGCGAAGACATTCTAAAAGTTGATAATGCCCGTCTTCGCGAACTTCGCAAGACTCGTTTCTCTATGGTTTTCCAGCACTTTGGTTTATTGCCTCACCGCAATGTCATTGACAACATTGCTTACTCACTTGAAATCAATGGCGTTAACAAAGCAGATCGTCATAAGCGAGCAAATGAAGTAATTGAACTCGTTGGTTTACAAGGCTATTCACATGCCTACCCAGAACAACTCTCTGGTGGAATGCAACAGCGCGTTGGTCTTGCACGTGCATTAGCTGTTGATCCTCAGGTTCTTTTCTTAGATGAGCCTTTTTCAGCACTTGACCCACTTATCCGCCGCGATATGCAGCAAGAAGTTATCCGCTTGCACCACGAACTAGGCAAGACAATGGTCTTTATTACTCACGATCTATCTGAGGCTGTAAAAGTAGGAGATCGCATTGCAATCATGCGAGATGGTGCAATTGTTCAGATTGGAACCCCAGAGGATCTAGTTGCTAATCCTGCAGATGAATACGTTGCCAACTTCGTGCGCGATATCGCTAAGTCACATGTTCTGACATTGAAGCACTTAGCCAGAAAAGCAAAGCCTGGAGAAGATACTGATGGGCCAGAGCTTGCCGCTAACACCATCATTCGCGATGCCGCCCAAGTGATTTTGCAAGCCCATAAACCAGTACGGGTTAATGACAATGGCAAGGCGTTAGGAATTGTCTCTAGCGAGGATGTTTTGCGGTTAATTTCTGGTGGCGCTTAA
- a CDS encoding aldehyde dehydrogenase family protein: MVATLYIDGAWKSASDGGAHDVHSPHNQSVVATVSQATQDDVLDAITAARTSFDSGIFTSWSFEQRSALVGKIADLLERDLKAIAKKESDDTGKRIIEAEYDIADVIATFRHFAALGLKQHDRLVDVGISRVNSRIVHEPLGVCSLIGPWNYPLLQIAWKVAPALVAGCSFIVKPSELTPQSAIALMHAIEEAGTPKGVANLVLGPGSVVGHHLINDPRVDMVSFTGGLNTGQTIMKAAVSTVKRLALELGGKNPHIIFADADIDAAIDNAVTAAFLHSGQVCSAGTRLIVERSIHDRVVKEIVRRAGQIRLGGPDDLTAETGPLISKSHLEGVTKYVEKGVAEGATLLVGGKRSEKSEHANGWYYLPTVLDNCNTKMFCVQDESFGPVMTVEVFDTEAQAIAIANDTPFGLSGGLWSKDADKAARVASALRHGTIWVNDFGPYKPAAEWGGYKQSGIGRELGEHGLGEYLEIKHIWTNNAPSKSGWFSDGGEG; this comes from the coding sequence ATGGTCGCAACGCTCTATATCGATGGTGCTTGGAAAAGCGCATCCGATGGTGGGGCACATGATGTGCACAGCCCGCATAATCAAAGTGTTGTTGCAACCGTTTCACAGGCCACACAAGATGACGTTCTAGATGCGATCACTGCTGCACGCACTTCATTTGATTCAGGCATCTTTACTTCATGGAGCTTTGAGCAGCGCAGCGCACTAGTTGGCAAGATTGCAGATTTATTAGAGCGTGATTTAAAAGCAATTGCTAAAAAAGAAAGTGATGACACAGGAAAGCGCATCATCGAAGCTGAATATGACATCGCAGATGTCATCGCTACTTTTCGCCACTTTGCTGCCCTTGGTTTAAAACAACACGATCGCCTTGTAGATGTGGGTATTTCTCGCGTAAATAGCCGCATAGTTCATGAGCCTCTCGGTGTTTGTTCACTCATTGGCCCATGGAACTACCCGCTATTACAAATTGCCTGGAAAGTTGCACCGGCACTTGTTGCTGGCTGTTCCTTCATCGTTAAGCCATCTGAACTCACTCCACAAAGTGCTATCGCGCTAATGCATGCCATAGAAGAGGCTGGCACACCAAAAGGAGTTGCAAACTTAGTACTAGGTCCAGGCTCTGTAGTTGGCCACCATTTAATTAACGATCCACGCGTTGACATGGTTTCCTTCACTGGCGGGTTAAACACTGGCCAAACAATTATGAAGGCAGCTGTTTCAACAGTGAAGCGCTTAGCCCTTGAGCTAGGTGGAAAGAATCCACATATCATTTTTGCTGATGCAGATATAGATGCAGCAATTGATAACGCAGTCACTGCAGCGTTTTTGCACTCAGGCCAAGTCTGTTCTGCTGGAACACGTTTAATTGTTGAGCGCTCCATTCATGATCGTGTCGTTAAAGAGATCGTGCGCAGAGCTGGCCAGATTCGCCTTGGCGGACCTGATGATTTAACTGCTGAGACTGGGCCTCTGATCAGTAAGTCGCACCTAGAGGGTGTTACTAAGTATGTTGAAAAGGGAGTTGCTGAAGGTGCCACATTGTTAGTCGGTGGAAAGCGCAGCGAAAAGAGTGAGCATGCAAACGGCTGGTATTACCTGCCAACAGTTCTAGATAACTGCAATACAAAGATGTTTTGTGTTCAAGATGAATCATTTGGTCCAGTCATGACAGTGGAAGTTTTTGACACAGAGGCTCAAGCAATCGCTATTGCTAATGACACACCATTTGGTCTCTCAGGCGGGCTGTGGTCAAAGGATGCAGACAAAGCCGCTCGCGTTGCTAGCGCACTTCGTCACGGAACGATCTGGGTTAATGACTTTGGGCCATATAAGCCAGCGGCTGAATGGGGCGGATACAAGCAATCTGGCATCGGCCGTGAATTAGGTGAGCATGGTTTGGGCGAATACCTTGAAATCAAACACATTTGGACTAACAATGCTCCTAGTAAATCTGGCTGGTTTTCAGATGGGGGAGAAGGATAA
- a CDS encoding trimethylamine methyltransferase family protein, which yields MSFINKMPRYEILSEESMATLTLGWKRIVSEIGIEFMSPWAIDLLRENGQTVEGDNVKFDPEWILKQVAKAPSQFNLQARNPKNNVQIGGDSMVFGGVYGPPFVREGDVRRDATFKDYENFCKLAQSYDALDSVGGVVCEPNDLSLDSRHLDMAYAAATLTDKFFMGNVVTAQNAKDVIAMSEIIFGGRKSIENTPALISLINCNSPLRWDDRMLDSLREYVLAGQPVVVTPFLLMGAMSPVTIPATLAQQIAEALTGIALAQTLNPGCPIVFGSFLSNIDMQSGSPQFGTPESGIGLLCTGQIARSFNLPFRGGGGLNSSQTVDAQSAYQTMMTMMPTFLSGTNWVMHTAGWLEGGLVSCYEKFVVDIEILQSLMTEFTPLEFNVESLAFDAHVEVGHGGHFLGAAHTMERFRDCFYRPFLTNSDNYERWMRLGAKDTKARASEIYIKKLEEYVQPEIDPRMKQELDEFVAKRKSQLD from the coding sequence GTGAGCTTTATTAACAAGATGCCCCGCTATGAAATCTTGAGCGAAGAGTCGATGGCAACGCTGACCCTTGGTTGGAAACGCATTGTCTCTGAAATCGGTATCGAGTTCATGAGCCCTTGGGCAATCGATCTATTGCGCGAAAACGGTCAGACTGTAGAAGGCGATAACGTTAAATTTGATCCTGAATGGATCTTAAAGCAAGTTGCTAAGGCTCCAAGTCAATTCAATTTGCAAGCACGCAATCCAAAGAACAATGTTCAAATTGGTGGAGACTCAATGGTCTTCGGTGGTGTGTATGGCCCACCATTCGTCCGCGAAGGCGATGTTCGTCGCGATGCGACTTTCAAGGATTATGAGAATTTTTGTAAGTTAGCACAAAGCTATGACGCACTAGATAGCGTCGGTGGTGTTGTCTGTGAGCCTAATGATTTGTCTCTAGATTCACGCCACTTGGATATGGCATATGCAGCGGCAACTCTGACCGATAAGTTCTTTATGGGTAACGTTGTAACTGCGCAGAACGCGAAAGACGTTATTGCAATGTCTGAAATTATCTTCGGTGGTCGCAAATCAATTGAAAATACTCCAGCGTTAATCTCGTTGATTAACTGTAATTCACCTCTTCGCTGGGATGATCGCATGCTCGATTCATTGCGCGAATACGTTCTTGCAGGTCAACCAGTTGTGGTCACACCATTCCTTTTGATGGGTGCAATGAGCCCAGTAACAATTCCAGCAACACTTGCACAGCAAATTGCTGAAGCCCTCACCGGAATTGCTCTTGCTCAAACTCTTAATCCAGGATGCCCAATTGTCTTTGGTTCATTCCTTTCCAACATTGATATGCAATCAGGCTCACCTCAATTCGGTACACCTGAGTCAGGTATTGGCCTGCTTTGCACCGGCCAGATTGCACGTAGCTTTAACCTTCCTTTCCGTGGAGGCGGCGGCTTGAACTCCTCACAAACTGTTGATGCGCAATCTGCTTATCAAACAATGATGACGATGATGCCTACATTCTTATCTGGAACTAACTGGGTCATGCACACAGCTGGCTGGTTAGAAGGCGGACTCGTCTCTTGCTATGAGAAGTTCGTTGTTGACATTGAAATCCTTCAATCGCTGATGACCGAGTTCACCCCGCTTGAATTTAACGTTGAATCCCTAGCCTTTGATGCTCACGTTGAAGTTGGCCATGGCGGTCACTTCCTAGGAGCAGCCCACACCATGGAGCGATTCCGTGACTGTTTCTACCGTCCGTTCCTAACAAATAGCGATAACTATGAGCGCTGGATGCGACTTGGGGCAAAGGACACAAAGGCACGCGCCTCTGAGATTTATATCAAGAAGCTTGAAGAGTATGTGCAACCAGAGATTGATCCACGTATGAAGCAAGAACTCGATGAGTTTGTGGCAAAGCGCAAGAGCCAACTAGATTAA
- a CDS encoding IclR family transcriptional regulator, which produces MAELHSGTQAIDRASSLLIHILESQTPPLLTELARIYGLPKSTTSRILSALERQGLLLRDRNGAYIAGSVLTQFARGQNHDSILVARMHSILEVLANRTGETANLAVAGNGDLKLIDQVDGQYLLSATNWVGKSVPYHASALGKVLLAYAAVTIPAGRLEKRTSKTITSRTKLLEELETVRKKGYALIIDELEEGLVAVAAPIREHDGRVVGAISVSGPSTRLTQKDLIKIGDMIIDEIATLQANHDGKIGAA; this is translated from the coding sequence ATGGCCGAACTTCATAGCGGCACGCAAGCAATTGATCGCGCATCCTCACTCTTGATTCATATTTTGGAATCACAGACTCCTCCACTTCTTACTGAACTTGCTCGTATTTATGGTTTACCAAAGAGCACAACATCTCGAATCTTGAGTGCACTTGAGCGCCAAGGATTATTGCTGCGCGATCGCAACGGTGCTTATATCGCCGGCTCTGTTCTCACACAATTTGCACGTGGGCAAAACCATGACTCAATTCTTGTTGCACGCATGCATTCAATCTTGGAAGTTCTAGCAAATAGAACAGGTGAGACAGCTAACTTGGCAGTTGCAGGCAATGGTGACCTCAAGTTAATCGATCAGGTGGATGGTCAATACCTCTTATCTGCAACCAACTGGGTTGGTAAGTCTGTTCCATATCACGCATCAGCACTTGGCAAAGTTCTACTTGCCTATGCAGCAGTGACAATTCCTGCAGGTCGCTTAGAAAAGCGCACATCAAAGACAATCACTTCTCGCACCAAGCTACTCGAAGAGTTAGAAACTGTGCGCAAGAAGGGCTACGCCCTCATCATTGATGAGTTAGAAGAAGGTTTAGTAGCAGTAGCAGCACCTATCCGCGAGCACGATGGCCGCGTAGTTGGTGCAATTTCAGTTTCTGGTCCATCAACTCGATTGACTCAGAAAGATCTCATCAAGATCGGTGACATGATTATTGATGAAATCGCAACACTTCAAGCAAACCACGATGGAAAGATAGGTGCGGCATGA
- a CDS encoding cobalamin B12-binding domain-containing protein, giving the protein MTHDEIIKALFDETLVGNAPAVLELTNRGIADGMTPGAILFDALIPALEEVGARFERGDFFVPEMLISGKAMSGALNVLRPLLAETGAETVGTFLMGTVKGDVHDIGKNLVNIMLEGAGFEVIDLGVQVPPEKFVAAIIEHKPDIVGMSAFLTTTMPMFKVNIHEITKAGLRDQVIIMVGGAPVTQEYADVVGADGFAADASTAVRIAKDLITKKRATVSA; this is encoded by the coding sequence ATGACACATGACGAGATTATCAAAGCTCTCTTTGACGAAACCCTTGTCGGAAATGCTCCAGCAGTTCTCGAACTGACCAACCGAGGCATTGCAGATGGAATGACGCCTGGCGCCATTCTCTTTGATGCACTGATTCCAGCATTGGAAGAAGTTGGTGCACGTTTTGAGCGCGGAGATTTCTTCGTTCCAGAGATGCTTATTTCAGGAAAGGCAATGTCAGGAGCACTTAACGTGCTGCGCCCATTGCTAGCTGAAACTGGTGCTGAGACTGTTGGAACGTTCTTAATGGGCACAGTGAAGGGCGATGTGCACGATATTGGCAAGAACCTTGTAAATATCATGCTCGAAGGCGCTGGATTTGAAGTTATCGATCTAGGTGTTCAGGTACCACCTGAGAAGTTTGTTGCCGCAATTATTGAGCACAAGCCAGACATCGTTGGTATGTCAGCGTTCTTAACAACAACAATGCCCATGTTCAAGGTCAACATTCATGAAATTACTAAGGCTGGACTGCGTGACCAAGTAATCATCATGGTTGGCGGCGCACCTGTTACTCAGGAATATGCCGATGTAGTTGGAGCTGATGGTTTTGCTGCAGATGCATCAACAGCGGTGCGTATTGCTAAGGATCTCATCACTAAAAAGCGCGCAACGGTTAGTGCATAG
- a CDS encoding methylenetetrahydrofolate reductase C-terminal domain-containing protein yields MLKKLLPFVEHVIKKPVWDCRMCGQCVLHSTGMTCPMTCPKTLRNGPCGGVRENGNCEVIPDMQCVWLKAYDRKVFLPLPTVWKDHFNELRPPVDMRLQGSSSWINLVTKRDQQTPAGWSTTDGAH; encoded by the coding sequence GTGTTAAAAAAACTTCTACCTTTCGTTGAGCATGTCATCAAGAAACCCGTGTGGGATTGCCGCATGTGTGGACAGTGCGTGCTGCACTCAACAGGTATGACATGTCCTATGACATGTCCAAAGACTCTTCGCAACGGACCTTGTGGTGGCGTTCGCGAAAACGGTAATTGTGAAGTTATTCCAGATATGCAATGTGTGTGGCTTAAGGCATACGACCGTAAAGTCTTCTTGCCTTTGCCAACAGTATGGAAAGACCACTTCAACGAACTACGTCCTCCAGTAGATATGCGCCTCCAAGGATCTTCATCGTGGATTAACTTGGTTACAAAGCGCGATCAGCAAACACCTGCTGGTTGGTCAACAACAGATGGTGCGCACTAA